One segment of Nocardioides sp. QY071 DNA contains the following:
- the xdhB gene encoding xanthine dehydrogenase molybdopterin binding subunit, whose translation MSVGEARPHEAAALHVTGRALYTDDLALRAPGVLHAHPVQAPHAHARITHLDPRPAYRIPGVVRVLTAADVPGVNDSGTKHDEPLFPDEVMFHGQAVAWVLGETLEAARLGAESVDVSYDDLPSLVTLADAIAAGSFQGARPTMERGDVEAGLAASTRVFEGVTELAGQEHFYLETHASFAQVDDDGQVFVQASTQHPTETQEIVAHVLGLASHQVTVQCLRMGGGFGGKEMQPHGYAAVAALGATLTGRPVRVRLTRQQDMTMSGKRHGFHATWRVGFDDDGRLQALDATLTSDGGWSLDLSEPVLSRALCHIDNAYWVPHVRVAGRIARTHTTSQTAFRGFGGPQGMLVIEDVLGRCAPLLGLAPEELRRRNFYVEGQATPYGQPVRHAERLDRAWQQVLDTSEYAVRRKEVERHNAGSPHSKRGLAITPVKFGISFNFTSFNQAGALVHVYKDGSVLINHGGTEMGQGLHTKMLQVAATALDLPVERVRLAPTRTDKVPNTSATAASSGADLNGAAVKDACDQILARIAPVRARLGEDASWQDVVRTAYLDRVQLWAAGFYRTEGLSWDATTMTGHPFKYFAYGVAAAEVEVDGFTGAYAVRRVDIVHDVGDSLSPLVDLGQVEGGFLQGVGWLTLEDLRWDSSDGPHRGRLATQSASTYKLPSLSELPADLRVALLERATEDGVVYGSKAVGEPPLMLAFSVREALRDAVAAFGVSTGSTSRSVELASPATPEAVWWAIERVRS comes from the coding sequence ATGAGCGTCGGCGAGGCGCGCCCCCACGAGGCCGCGGCCCTCCACGTCACCGGCCGCGCGCTCTACACCGACGACCTCGCCCTGCGCGCGCCCGGCGTCCTGCACGCCCACCCGGTCCAGGCGCCCCACGCGCACGCCCGGATCACGCACCTCGACCCGCGGCCGGCGTACCGGATCCCCGGTGTGGTGCGGGTCCTGACCGCGGCCGACGTCCCCGGCGTCAACGACTCCGGCACCAAGCACGACGAGCCGCTGTTCCCCGACGAGGTGATGTTCCACGGCCAGGCGGTCGCGTGGGTGCTCGGCGAGACGCTCGAGGCCGCCCGCCTCGGCGCGGAGTCCGTCGACGTGTCGTACGACGACCTGCCGTCCCTCGTCACGCTCGCCGACGCCATCGCCGCCGGCTCGTTCCAGGGCGCGCGGCCGACCATGGAGCGCGGCGACGTCGAGGCCGGACTCGCTGCCAGCACGCGGGTCTTCGAGGGCGTGACCGAGCTCGCCGGCCAGGAGCACTTCTACCTCGAGACACATGCGTCCTTCGCCCAGGTCGACGACGACGGCCAGGTGTTCGTGCAAGCCAGCACCCAGCACCCCACCGAGACCCAGGAGATCGTCGCCCACGTGCTCGGCCTGGCCAGCCACCAGGTGACCGTGCAGTGCCTGCGGATGGGCGGCGGGTTCGGCGGCAAGGAGATGCAACCCCACGGGTACGCCGCCGTCGCGGCCCTCGGCGCCACCCTCACCGGCCGCCCGGTGCGGGTGCGGCTCACCCGCCAGCAGGACATGACCATGAGCGGCAAGAGGCACGGCTTCCACGCCACGTGGAGGGTCGGCTTCGACGACGACGGCCGGCTGCAGGCGCTCGACGCGACGCTCACCTCCGACGGCGGCTGGAGCCTCGACCTCTCCGAGCCCGTGCTCTCGCGGGCGCTGTGCCACATCGACAACGCGTACTGGGTCCCGCACGTCCGGGTCGCCGGCCGGATCGCCCGCACTCACACCACCTCCCAGACCGCGTTCCGCGGCTTCGGCGGCCCCCAGGGGATGCTCGTCATCGAGGACGTCCTCGGTCGGTGCGCGCCCCTGCTCGGCCTGGCGCCCGAGGAGCTGCGCCGCCGCAACTTCTACGTCGAGGGCCAGGCCACCCCGTACGGACAGCCGGTGCGGCACGCCGAGCGCCTCGACCGCGCCTGGCAGCAGGTCCTCGACACCAGTGAGTACGCCGTGCGACGCAAGGAGGTCGAGCGTCACAACGCCGGGAGCCCCCATTCCAAGCGGGGTCTGGCGATCACGCCGGTGAAGTTCGGCATCTCGTTCAACTTCACGTCCTTCAACCAGGCGGGCGCCCTCGTGCACGTCTACAAGGACGGCTCGGTGCTGATCAACCACGGCGGCACCGAGATGGGCCAAGGGCTCCACACGAAGATGCTGCAGGTCGCCGCCACCGCGCTCGACCTGCCGGTCGAGCGCGTCCGGCTCGCACCGACCCGCACCGACAAGGTGCCCAACACCTCGGCCACCGCTGCCAGCTCCGGCGCGGACCTCAACGGCGCCGCGGTCAAGGACGCCTGCGACCAGATCCTGGCGCGGATCGCTCCCGTGCGGGCCCGCCTCGGCGAGGACGCGTCCTGGCAGGACGTCGTGCGGACGGCCTACCTCGACCGGGTCCAGCTCTGGGCCGCCGGCTTCTACCGCACCGAGGGCCTGTCCTGGGACGCGACCACGATGACCGGTCACCCGTTCAAGTACTTCGCCTACGGTGTCGCCGCCGCCGAGGTCGAGGTCGACGGATTCACCGGTGCGTACGCCGTGCGCCGGGTCGACATCGTCCACGACGTCGGCGACAGCCTCTCCCCGCTGGTCGACCTCGGCCAGGTCGAGGGCGGGTTCCTGCAGGGCGTGGGCTGGCTGACCCTCGAGGACCTGCGCTGGGACAGTTCGGACGGCCCCCATCGGGGGAGGCTCGCGACGCAGTCCGCGTCGACGTACAAGCTGCCGAGCCTGTCCGAGCTCCCTGCCGACCTGCGGGTCGCGCTGCTCGAACGGGCCACCGAGGACGGCGTGGTCTACGGCTCCAAGGCCGTCGGTGAGCCGCCGCTGATGCTCGCGTTCTCCGTGCGCGAGGCGCTGCGCGACGCGGTCGCCGCCTTCGGGGTTTCGACAGGCTCAACCAGCAGGTCGGTCGAGCTGGCCTCCCCGGCGACACCCGAGGCGGTCTGGTGGGCGATCGAGCGGGTCAGGAGCTGA
- a CDS encoding maleylpyruvate isomerase family mycothiol-dependent enzyme — translation MTDVWPFVRQERLALLADLESLTAEQWDVPSLCAGWSVHDVVAHLVDVAKTSVPRFVLTMARARFDFDRQNQDGVERERGRTPAETVARWRAAVDLRRSPPAPRVTRLVEEIVHGEDVRRPLGIARAYDDGAVADAFGWQVRTSEAMGGTRRTLAGLTLAATDAGLVHGDGPRVEGRAIDLLLVSAGRTVVLDDLSGPGVATLRERFA, via the coding sequence CTGACCGCGGAGCAGTGGGACGTCCCGTCGCTGTGCGCGGGGTGGAGTGTGCACGACGTGGTGGCCCACCTCGTCGACGTCGCGAAGACGTCGGTGCCGCGGTTCGTGCTGACCATGGCGCGGGCCCGCTTCGACTTCGACCGGCAGAACCAGGACGGCGTCGAACGGGAACGAGGCCGCACGCCCGCCGAGACCGTGGCCCGTTGGCGCGCCGCCGTCGACCTGCGCAGGTCGCCGCCGGCCCCGCGAGTGACCCGCCTGGTCGAGGAGATCGTCCACGGCGAAGACGTCCGCCGCCCGCTCGGCATCGCCCGGGCGTACGACGACGGCGCGGTCGCCGACGCCTTCGGGTGGCAGGTCCGCACCTCCGAGGCGATGGGTGGCACGCGGCGCACCCTCGCCGGGCTGACTCTGGCGGCGACCGACGCCGGCCTCGTCCACGGCGACGGGCCGCGTGTCGAGGGGCGCGCCATCGACCTGCTGCTCGTCTCGGCCGGACGCACGGTCGTCCTCGACGACCTCAGCGGGCCCGGGGTGGCGACGCTGCGCGAGCGGTTCGCGTGA
- a CDS encoding FAD binding domain-containing protein, whose amino-acid sequence MSTDPAPGPGAAVTVNGAARALLGAQPPLTALDWLRGQGLTGAKEGCAEGECGACAVLLAKPGIDAPTEWTAINACLVPAAALAGQEVVTAEGLGTPDALHPVQHEMAVRGGSQCGYCTPGFVCSMAAEYYRPGRASFDHHALSGNLCRCTGYRPIVDAAEALGAPAADDPLAVRTTTAPPPVPQHRVAGWVRPATLDEALSLLAEPGAVAVAGSTDLGVEANLRGSRPGLLVAIDRLDELRGLSVADGVVEIGSAVTLSEAERRLEGRIPLLDAVFPQFASRLIRNGATIGGNLGTGSPIGDLPPALLALDADLVMVGRDGERTVPLTDFFTGYRRSVRQPGELIARIRVPLPLATTTAFHKIAKRRFDDISSVAVAFALDIEAGTVRRAAIGLGGVAATPIRATAAERALVGRAWTPDGIAPAATALAEAGTPLDDHRASAAYRTAMLGQALPRLLAETTEGVRS is encoded by the coding sequence ATGAGCACGGATCCGGCTCCAGGGCCGGGCGCAGCCGTCACGGTCAACGGAGCCGCCCGGGCGCTCCTCGGCGCCCAGCCGCCGCTCACCGCGCTCGACTGGCTGCGCGGCCAGGGGCTCACCGGTGCCAAGGAGGGGTGCGCCGAGGGGGAGTGTGGCGCCTGCGCCGTCCTGCTCGCGAAGCCCGGGATCGACGCGCCGACCGAGTGGACCGCGATCAACGCCTGCCTGGTGCCGGCCGCCGCGCTCGCCGGGCAGGAGGTCGTCACCGCCGAGGGCCTCGGTACGCCGGACGCGCTGCACCCCGTCCAGCACGAGATGGCCGTCCGGGGCGGCTCGCAGTGCGGCTACTGCACGCCGGGATTCGTGTGCAGCATGGCCGCCGAGTACTACCGGCCGGGCCGCGCCTCCTTCGACCACCACGCCCTGTCCGGCAACCTGTGCCGCTGCACCGGCTACCGCCCGATCGTCGACGCCGCGGAGGCGCTGGGCGCCCCGGCGGCCGATGACCCCCTCGCTGTCCGTACGACGACCGCGCCACCACCCGTCCCACAGCACCGCGTCGCGGGCTGGGTCCGCCCCGCGACCCTCGACGAGGCACTGAGCCTCCTCGCCGAGCCCGGCGCGGTCGCCGTCGCGGGCTCGACCGACCTTGGCGTCGAGGCCAACCTCCGCGGCTCCCGCCCGGGCCTGCTGGTCGCCATCGACCGGCTCGACGAGCTGCGCGGCCTGAGCGTCGCCGATGGCGTGGTCGAGATCGGCTCGGCCGTCACGCTCAGCGAGGCCGAGCGCCGGCTGGAGGGCCGGATTCCCCTGCTGGACGCGGTGTTCCCGCAGTTCGCGTCCCGGCTGATCCGCAACGGCGCGACCATCGGCGGCAACCTCGGCACCGGCTCACCCATCGGCGACCTGCCGCCCGCGCTGCTCGCCCTCGACGCCGATCTCGTGATGGTCGGCCGCGACGGGGAGCGCACGGTCCCGCTCACCGACTTCTTCACCGGCTACCGCCGGTCGGTGCGGCAGCCCGGGGAGCTGATCGCCCGGATCCGGGTGCCGCTCCCGCTCGCCACGACCACCGCCTTCCACAAGATCGCCAAGCGCCGCTTCGACGACATCTCCTCGGTGGCCGTGGCCTTCGCGCTCGACATCGAGGCGGGCACCGTGCGCAGGGCGGCGATCGGGCTCGGCGGAGTGGCGGCCACCCCGATCCGCGCGACCGCTGCCGAGCGGGCCCTCGTCGGCCGCGCCTGGACTCCCGACGGCATCGCCCCGGCCGCGACAGCGCTGGCCGAGGCCGGCACGCCGCTCGACGACCACCGCGCGAGTGCCGCCTACCGCACGGCGATGCTCGGCCAGGCGCTCCCGCGACTGCTCGCCGAGACGACCGAGGGGGTGCGGTCATGA
- a CDS encoding TetR/AcrR family transcriptional regulator: MTHDGRRARGDATRRRAARCAADIATTHGLDSISVGGLASATGLSKSGILTVFGTREAIQVAAVAEARRVYVDTVIAPVWGAAPGRDRLAALLDAWVDYQRAGVFPGGCFVAATSAEYGHRDGPVAAAVRALKREWLELLEGELRAAGVADPAEGAFRIDAYLVAANTRRQLFGDDTALGTARRLALAVVGSG, from the coding sequence ATGACCCACGACGGACGACGGGCCCGGGGCGACGCGACCCGGCGACGGGCGGCGCGGTGCGCGGCCGACATCGCCACGACGCACGGCCTCGACTCGATCTCCGTCGGCGGCCTCGCGTCCGCGACCGGGCTGAGCAAGAGCGGCATCCTCACCGTCTTCGGAACCCGCGAGGCGATCCAGGTCGCCGCCGTCGCCGAGGCCCGCCGGGTGTACGTCGACACGGTGATCGCGCCCGTCTGGGGAGCCGCGCCCGGGCGGGACCGGCTGGCCGCGCTGCTCGACGCCTGGGTCGACTACCAGCGCGCCGGCGTCTTCCCCGGCGGGTGCTTCGTGGCGGCGACCTCAGCGGAGTACGGACACCGCGACGGTCCGGTCGCCGCCGCCGTGCGCGCCCTCAAGCGGGAGTGGCTCGAGCTGCTCGAGGGCGAGCTCCGGGCCGCGGGTGTCGCGGACCCGGCCGAAGGAGCGTTCCGGATCGACGCCTACCTGGTCGCCGCCAACACCCGGCGCCAGCTCTTCGGCGACGACACCGCGCTCGGGACCGCGCGTCGGCTCGCCCTGGCGGTGGTCGGGTCAGGCTGA
- a CDS encoding SRPBCC family protein, whose protein sequence is MDQLEDSIGIDAPPATVWALVSDVRRMAEWSPQVTSTRIKDGGEPGEGVAFTNRNQHGELEWTTHARILRFEPEQEIAFRVEENWAVWSFHLAPDGAGTVLTQRRSTPDGISELSRELTEGFLGGMDVFTASLRDGMRQTLSGIKATAEA, encoded by the coding sequence ATGGACCAGCTCGAGGACTCGATCGGGATCGACGCCCCGCCCGCCACGGTGTGGGCACTCGTCAGTGACGTACGCCGGATGGCCGAGTGGAGCCCGCAGGTCACCTCCACCCGGATCAAGGACGGCGGCGAGCCCGGCGAGGGCGTCGCGTTCACCAACCGCAACCAGCACGGCGAGCTGGAGTGGACCACCCACGCACGGATCCTGCGGTTCGAGCCGGAACAGGAGATCGCGTTCCGGGTCGAGGAGAACTGGGCCGTGTGGTCCTTCCACCTCGCGCCCGACGGCGCCGGCACCGTGCTCACCCAACGCCGGTCCACGCCCGACGGCATCTCCGAGCTGTCCCGCGAGCTGACCGAGGGGTTCCTGGGCGGGATGGACGTGTTCACCGCGTCGCTGCGCGACGGGATGCGGCAGACGCTGAGCGGGATCAAGGCGACGGCGGAGGCCTGA
- the xdhC gene encoding xanthine dehydrogenase accessory protein XdhC yields MDWLRALQHLRATRTPGVIVTIAEVRGHAPRAAGAKLVVAADRTWGSIGGGNLEETAVRRARVLLRDAATCATTQTHDLSDRAPTEHGVQCCGGQVRLLYEPVPVRRSVAVFGMGHVGLELALLLSRHDLELHLVDSRADQLADDRLAPVLTGPADVRVHRVPVLPELVVADLPVGTDVLVLTHDHAEDLALLDALLRSDVPGSIGLIGSSAKWTRFRARLAGLGHDATAIARVHTPIGDPAVSGKKPARIALAVAVELLTTSGAARLEA; encoded by the coding sequence ATGGACTGGCTGCGCGCGCTCCAGCACCTCCGCGCCACGCGGACCCCGGGCGTGATCGTGACGATCGCGGAGGTCCGCGGCCACGCCCCGCGCGCGGCCGGCGCCAAGCTGGTCGTGGCGGCCGACCGGACGTGGGGGAGCATCGGCGGCGGGAACCTCGAGGAGACCGCCGTACGACGGGCGCGGGTGCTGCTGCGCGACGCTGCCACCTGCGCGACCACGCAGACGCACGACCTCTCCGACCGGGCGCCGACGGAGCACGGCGTGCAGTGCTGCGGCGGGCAGGTGAGGCTCCTCTACGAGCCCGTGCCGGTCCGGAGATCGGTCGCGGTCTTCGGGATGGGCCACGTCGGGCTCGAGCTGGCCCTGCTGCTCAGCCGCCACGACCTCGAGCTGCACCTCGTCGACTCCCGCGCCGACCAGCTCGCCGACGACCGCCTGGCCCCCGTGCTCACCGGGCCGGCCGACGTACGGGTGCACCGGGTGCCCGTGCTGCCCGAGCTCGTCGTCGCTGACCTGCCCGTCGGCACCGATGTCCTCGTCCTCACCCACGACCACGCGGAGGACCTCGCCCTGCTCGACGCGCTGCTCCGCTCCGACGTACCCGGCTCGATCGGGCTGATCGGCTCCAGCGCCAAGTGGACCCGCTTCCGGGCCCGGCTCGCCGGGCTCGGCCACGACGCGACCGCCATCGCCCGCGTGCACACGCCGATCGGCGACCCGGCGGTGAGCGGCAAAAAGCCGGCCCGGATCGCGCTGGCGGTTGCTGTGGAGTTGCTCACGACCAGCGGCGCCGCGCGTTTGGAGGCGTGA
- a CDS encoding DUF222 domain-containing protein, which translates to MISDLSDATPEQLLHAADDGVRIHRLHEVQQLELLLAWADLHSGDPQAEPGAVPVRYGGPRLITLGGDGTPEVADLALVEMAIARHEHVLSTRGALADAFDLRHRLPQTWAGVREGRCEAWVVRRVARMSRTLDRHQIRIVDEAVAAALDQAPSRILAIAEAKVIEADPAAHQARIEKNQKGKGVWYPKPRPGSQVDDNDAVNTAGIGTVFARLDEADALAHQHTVDDLAAALAEHADVPEGAEPLSMDHWRAEAFAMLADPAAVLAFLHDINDTSEVEEVAQQPSRDPRSPTAELIVHISLTDTGALGPLARIENLGPRLLTQVRNLLHRHATITVQPVIDLHTGRSVNGYEHPTDVKHRTQLRTIGDVFPHATGLFVKHGRPPDHDHTVSYDKHGPPGQTGDHNDTPLARHHHRAKTHVPGFTVMQLGPGKWIWGTPHGLYRLVTGGGTTAITRAEYQLHAQDAIVLADDYAA; encoded by the coding sequence ATGATCTCGGACCTCTCGGATGCCACGCCGGAGCAGCTGCTCCACGCGGCCGACGACGGCGTCCGGATCCACCGGCTCCACGAGGTCCAGCAGCTGGAACTGCTGCTCGCCTGGGCCGACCTCCACTCCGGTGATCCGCAGGCCGAGCCCGGCGCGGTCCCGGTCCGGTACGGCGGACCGCGGCTCATCACCCTGGGCGGGGACGGGACCCCGGAGGTCGCCGACCTCGCACTGGTGGAGATGGCGATCGCCCGTCACGAGCACGTGCTCTCGACCCGCGGCGCCCTGGCCGACGCGTTCGACCTGCGCCACCGCCTCCCGCAGACCTGGGCCGGCGTCCGTGAGGGACGCTGCGAGGCGTGGGTGGTGCGTCGGGTCGCACGGATGTCCCGCACCCTCGACCGCCACCAGATCAGGATCGTGGATGAGGCCGTCGCTGCCGCGTTGGATCAGGCACCCAGCCGGATCCTCGCCATCGCGGAGGCCAAGGTGATCGAGGCCGACCCCGCCGCTCACCAGGCCCGGATCGAGAAGAACCAGAAGGGCAAGGGTGTCTGGTACCCCAAGCCTCGCCCGGGCTCCCAGGTCGACGACAACGATGCGGTCAACACTGCCGGTATCGGGACGGTGTTCGCCCGGCTCGACGAAGCCGACGCCCTCGCCCACCAGCACACGGTCGACGACCTCGCTGCCGCCCTCGCCGAGCACGCCGACGTCCCCGAGGGCGCCGAACCACTGTCGATGGACCACTGGCGGGCCGAGGCGTTCGCGATGCTCGCCGACCCCGCCGCCGTCCTCGCCTTCCTCCACGACATCAACGACACCTCGGAGGTCGAGGAGGTTGCGCAGCAACCGTCACGAGACCCCCGCAGCCCGACCGCCGAACTCATCGTCCACATCTCCCTCACCGACACCGGCGCCCTCGGACCCCTCGCCCGCATCGAGAACCTCGGCCCCAGGCTCCTCACCCAGGTCCGCAACCTCCTGCACCGGCACGCCACCATCACCGTGCAGCCCGTCATCGACCTCCACACCGGCCGTTCGGTCAACGGCTACGAACACCCCACCGACGTCAAGCACCGCACCCAGCTACGCACGATCGGGGACGTGTTCCCCCACGCCACCGGCCTGTTCGTCAAGCACGGCCGCCCACCGGACCACGACCACACGGTGTCGTACGACAAGCACGGACCACCCGGCCAGACCGGCGATCACAACGACACCCCACTCGCCCGACACCACCACCGAGCCAAGACCCACGTGCCCGGATTCACGGTGATGCAGCTCGGACCCGGCAAGTGGATCTGGGGCACACCCCACGGCCTCTACCGCCTCGTCACCGGCGGCGGCACCACCGCGATCACCCGAGCCGAGTACCAGCTCCACGCCCAGGACGCGATCGTCCTCGCCGACGACTACGCCGCCTGA
- a CDS encoding transglutaminase domain-containing protein, with protein MSAPHPPGWPAPAPRRRFPWLAVLGSLGLVIVLVVGLTVVLVLGDDGEEREDRKSRSEALRERLLEDSRAELPTTADVESAVPGYDYSMAVTGVGTDADLSIAATYDADAKDPWQGDPGKIEVYADAALTKPVPVMILPDVTSPDDDPHLAISPVRLQRSHITRRDGEVKGTLADLGTFWNLNPHVYVVQYLTPDGTKRPRPLVTQVDFVSEATAPAQVTSTVTPDGDALLEWTPVEGASEYLVVLEQRRADLDDTVQVLGRTTEATWSSATTKKCLHSCTQNDVLKLTTVDGSTQASLPQLVPEKIDARLGVVAVVDRKPSVATPIDFNGLETLPVRSDRKWDQGADLAGQGLAALPSRFLFVSIDGSTRATGASVDRAEVTRDGDDWVVPLRGRGTRLVDPVRIPVAAVDDIDAAVATFNERAQRDYPLAGLDEAGIVIRADLPKKPAPELPPPDYPVFGSNELTKFIAGQLIAGSTAIDISEFADQPGLPDVQDALSEAVYQNPYALAYFDTFSFDGTVIQVEAAYSVAELQSRQKKIADRAEEVVKSQISAGMSVSDKVAAINRYLVDNADYDHAAIDASPGKYRSDTPANFRYAWETDGILVSGTGVCMSYAYAFQTLAEEAGIESVVVSGELADGGGHAWNKVKVGDSWRAVDVTWNDPRGGWNPQWGTKYLLIRDAQFTGDALRTERDTWMSDAYLSQYATR; from the coding sequence ATGTCGGCTCCCCACCCGCCGGGCTGGCCCGCCCCGGCTCCGCGACGTCGCTTCCCCTGGCTTGCCGTCCTCGGCTCGCTCGGTCTCGTGATCGTCCTGGTCGTCGGTCTCACCGTGGTGCTGGTGCTCGGCGACGACGGCGAGGAGCGGGAGGACCGGAAGAGCCGGTCGGAGGCGCTGCGGGAGCGGCTGCTCGAGGACTCCCGTGCCGAGCTCCCGACGACCGCCGACGTCGAAAGTGCGGTACCGGGCTACGACTACTCGATGGCCGTCACCGGTGTCGGCACCGATGCCGACCTGAGCATCGCGGCGACCTACGACGCCGACGCCAAGGATCCCTGGCAGGGCGACCCCGGCAAGATCGAGGTGTACGCCGACGCGGCGCTGACCAAGCCGGTGCCGGTCATGATCCTGCCGGACGTGACCTCCCCCGACGACGACCCGCACCTGGCCATCTCACCGGTGCGCCTTCAGCGGTCCCACATCACGCGCCGGGACGGCGAGGTGAAGGGCACGCTGGCCGACCTCGGCACGTTCTGGAACCTCAACCCGCACGTGTACGTCGTGCAGTACCTCACGCCCGACGGCACGAAGCGGCCGCGACCGCTCGTCACGCAGGTCGACTTCGTCTCCGAGGCCACCGCGCCGGCGCAGGTCACCTCGACGGTGACCCCCGACGGCGACGCGCTGCTGGAGTGGACCCCGGTCGAGGGCGCGAGCGAGTACCTCGTCGTCCTGGAGCAGCGGCGTGCCGACCTCGACGACACCGTGCAGGTGCTCGGCCGCACGACCGAGGCGACGTGGTCGTCGGCCACGACGAAGAAGTGCCTCCACAGCTGCACCCAGAACGACGTACTGAAGCTGACCACGGTCGACGGGTCGACCCAGGCGTCCCTGCCACAGCTGGTCCCCGAGAAGATCGACGCCAGGCTCGGTGTCGTCGCGGTCGTCGACCGCAAGCCGTCGGTCGCGACACCGATCGACTTCAACGGCCTCGAGACCCTTCCGGTCCGGTCGGACCGGAAGTGGGACCAGGGAGCCGACCTCGCCGGGCAGGGCCTCGCGGCGCTGCCGAGCCGGTTCCTGTTCGTCTCCATCGACGGCTCGACCCGGGCGACCGGTGCGAGCGTCGACCGGGCCGAGGTGACCCGCGACGGGGACGACTGGGTGGTCCCGCTGCGGGGCCGGGGGACTCGGCTGGTGGATCCGGTCCGCATCCCCGTCGCTGCCGTCGACGACATCGACGCCGCCGTCGCGACGTTCAACGAGCGCGCGCAGCGCGACTACCCGCTCGCCGGACTGGACGAGGCGGGCATCGTGATCCGCGCCGACCTGCCCAAGAAGCCGGCCCCCGAGCTGCCCCCGCCGGACTACCCGGTGTTCGGCAGCAACGAGCTCACGAAGTTCATCGCCGGGCAGCTGATCGCGGGCTCCACGGCCATCGACATCTCCGAGTTCGCCGACCAGCCGGGCCTGCCCGACGTCCAGGACGCGTTGAGCGAGGCGGTCTACCAGAACCCCTACGCCCTGGCGTACTTCGACACGTTCTCGTTCGACGGCACCGTGATCCAGGTCGAGGCGGCGTACTCCGTGGCGGAGCTGCAGTCGCGGCAGAAGAAGATCGCCGACCGGGCCGAGGAGGTCGTGAAGAGCCAGATCTCCGCCGGGATGAGCGTGTCCGACAAGGTGGCGGCCATCAACCGCTACCTCGTGGACAACGCCGACTACGACCACGCCGCGATCGACGCGTCGCCGGGCAAGTACCGCTCCGACACCCCGGCGAACTTCCGCTACGCCTGGGAGACCGACGGGATCCTGGTCAGCGGCACCGGCGTGTGCATGAGCTACGCCTACGCCTTCCAGACCCTCGCCGAGGAGGCGGGCATCGAGTCGGTCGTCGTCTCGGGCGAGCTGGCCGACGGCGGCGGGCACGCGTGGAACAAGGTCAAGGTCGGCGACAGCTGGCGCGCGGTCGACGTCACCTGGAACGACCCGCGCGGAGGGTGGAACCCCCAGTGGGGCACCAAGTACCTGCTGATCCGCGACGCGCAGTTCACCGGCGACGCCCTGCGCACCGAGCGCGACACCTGGATGTCAGACGCCTACCTCAGCCAGTACGCCACCCGATGA
- a CDS encoding LysE family translocator — MPSTSQLAAFAIASFLFIQVPGPSLLFTIGRALTVGRRDALLSVVGNALGLLAQVVLVAVGLGAVVAASATAFTLLKLAGAAYVVYLGVRAILHRADARAALEAVGLGAEAAPSSGLASVRTGFVVGATNPKTIVFFVAFLPQFIDGGAPAAPQLVLLGLLFGVMAVCSDGCWALLAARARDWFARKPKRLDSLGAAGGVMMVGLGITLATAESH, encoded by the coding sequence ATGCCGTCGACCAGTCAGCTCGCCGCCTTCGCGATCGCCTCGTTCCTGTTCATCCAGGTCCCGGGCCCGAGCCTGCTGTTCACCATCGGCCGCGCGCTCACGGTCGGTCGCCGCGACGCGCTCCTGTCGGTGGTGGGCAACGCCCTCGGCCTGCTGGCGCAGGTCGTGCTCGTCGCGGTGGGCCTCGGTGCTGTGGTGGCGGCCTCGGCGACGGCCTTCACGCTGCTCAAGCTCGCCGGCGCGGCGTACGTCGTCTACCTCGGCGTGCGCGCGATCCTCCACCGCGCCGACGCCCGCGCCGCCCTCGAGGCGGTCGGCCTCGGCGCGGAGGCGGCGCCGAGCAGTGGGCTCGCGTCGGTGCGGACCGGCTTCGTCGTCGGCGCGACCAACCCCAAGACGATCGTGTTCTTCGTGGCCTTCCTGCCGCAGTTCATCGACGGCGGGGCACCGGCCGCGCCGCAGCTGGTGCTGCTCGGCCTGCTGTTCGGCGTGATGGCGGTCTGCTCCGACGGTTGCTGGGCGCTGCTGGCCGCCCGGGCCAGGGACTGGTTCGCCCGCAAGCCGAAGCGCCTCGACTCCCTCGGCGCCGCCGGCGGCGTGATGATGGTCGGCCTCGGGATCACCCTCGCGACCGCCGAGAGTCACTAG